Proteins encoded by one window of Blautia argi:
- a CDS encoding ABC transporter substrate-binding protein has product MKGKKMLAFLLCGTVTLGLLAGCSAKEEKKADKGDKKETKGGYVEEEMEGPWTEEESYLGSFLNEEKKLEIYTQAVEGTEQKVYSYVHQGGSDWEKQEEAWAEEKLADGTYPVYLLQGEDKNVYLMTSGEADEAEAAASAEGELMLPPQPWYLYRHTGEGETQEVPVECLDMEYQKQSGGFFPYYLGVTQNGDIALVGAGSSNIVLYDGKTGKEKDTFSSHEIVTNDDGMISIQGNTILTLGQDQKTLFSYDAVSGKEISKVKIESMELGMGCLAACEDGTYYLATEKGISVYKEKGSIGEQIYDGSRGNMGETVNSLVMKNFLAGENRDFYGMYVNYQTGVFSVCHYYYNAAVSTKTEKTLSVYGLYESRMTQAVVRAFEKKHPEVDVDYQYAMKQEEEGNPEDYLDALNTSLLNQKGPDVLLLDDLPVDSYIEKGILEDLTDFTEKKVKEKTLLKGITEGVKKDGKNYEIPACFRLPVLYGTEEAMARLDSLDSVKEFLEEQPKGKIIGAASYSQMAYLLFALNYEELRLEDGSFSKEKIQEVLELSKQLVDNNPSEKMETAWSTNFMGRILSGNSMSAFSGIGMLELYEETDIAGVTDLYGLTEISLLCDILEKQQGLSVKNPHNFYQPVNRMGINSSSKEKELAIEFVETMLSDEIQQQDFVEGLPVCTESLEKQAEIAEKAGQEELFSVGFSGGEMHSYGYPSKEQITPVLDLAKKANTPLIIDLTVRKTFLDCADQYFGGSISAEEAAKTLGEKMQLYLSE; this is encoded by the coding sequence ATGAAGGGTAAGAAAATGCTTGCTTTTTTGCTCTGTGGCACAGTGACGCTTGGTCTGCTGGCAGGGTGTTCTGCCAAAGAAGAGAAAAAAGCAGACAAAGGAGATAAAAAAGAAACAAAAGGCGGTTATGTAGAGGAAGAAATGGAAGGACCCTGGACAGAAGAGGAATCCTATCTGGGAAGTTTTTTAAACGAGGAAAAAAAGCTGGAAATTTATACACAGGCAGTGGAAGGAACAGAACAAAAAGTGTATTCCTATGTACACCAGGGAGGCAGTGACTGGGAGAAGCAGGAGGAAGCCTGGGCAGAAGAAAAGCTTGCTGATGGAACCTATCCGGTCTATCTCTTGCAGGGAGAAGATAAAAATGTGTATCTCATGACCAGCGGCGAGGCAGACGAAGCAGAAGCAGCAGCCTCTGCGGAGGGCGAACTTATGCTTCCGCCTCAGCCCTGGTATCTGTATCGCCATACAGGGGAAGGAGAAACACAGGAAGTCCCTGTGGAATGTCTGGACATGGAATATCAGAAGCAGAGCGGAGGTTTCTTCCCCTATTACCTGGGAGTTACACAGAATGGAGATATTGCCCTGGTTGGGGCAGGCTCTTCCAATATTGTTTTGTACGATGGGAAGACCGGGAAGGAAAAAGATACTTTTTCCAGTCATGAGATTGTCACCAATGATGACGGCATGATTTCCATTCAGGGAAATACAATTCTCACCCTGGGACAGGATCAGAAAACTCTTTTCTCTTATGATGCGGTTTCCGGAAAGGAAATCAGTAAGGTAAAAATAGAAAGCATGGAATTGGGAATGGGGTGTCTGGCTGCATGTGAGGACGGAACGTATTACCTGGCAACAGAAAAAGGCATTTCCGTGTATAAAGAAAAGGGCAGTATTGGAGAACAGATTTATGACGGCAGCAGAGGCAATATGGGAGAAACGGTCAACAGTCTGGTTATGAAGAATTTCCTGGCAGGAGAGAACAGGGACTTTTATGGAATGTATGTCAATTATCAGACCGGTGTTTTTTCTGTCTGCCATTACTATTACAACGCAGCAGTCAGCACCAAAACAGAAAAAACGTTGTCCGTATACGGACTGTACGAAAGCCGCATGACACAGGCAGTGGTAAGAGCCTTTGAAAAAAAGCACCCAGAGGTTGACGTGGATTACCAGTATGCCATGAAACAGGAGGAAGAAGGAAATCCGGAGGACTATCTGGACGCATTAAATACCAGTCTTTTGAACCAGAAGGGGCCGGACGTGCTGCTTTTGGACGACCTTCCTGTAGACTCCTACATAGAAAAAGGAATTCTGGAGGACTTAACGGATTTTACAGAGAAAAAAGTCAAAGAGAAAACACTGTTAAAGGGAATTACAGAAGGTGTGAAAAAGGACGGAAAGAACTATGAAATTCCGGCGTGCTTCCGTTTACCGGTGCTTTACGGCACAGAGGAGGCAATGGCAAGATTGGACAGTCTGGATTCTGTAAAAGAATTTTTGGAGGAACAGCCAAAAGGCAAAATCATAGGGGCTGCCTCTTACAGTCAGATGGCGTATCTTTTGTTTGCTTTAAATTATGAAGAATTAAGACTGGAGGACGGAAGCTTTTCCAAGGAAAAGATACAGGAGGTTTTAGAACTTTCTAAGCAGCTGGTGGATAACAATCCATCAGAAAAAATGGAAACAGCATGGAGTACAAATTTTATGGGACGTATTTTGTCAGGAAACAGCATGTCTGCATTCTCCGGTATCGGTATGTTGGAATTGTATGAAGAAACCGATATTGCCGGCGTAACGGATTTGTACGGTTTAACAGAAATTTCGCTGTTGTGCGATATTCTGGAAAAACAGCAGGGGCTTTCTGTGAAAAATCCTCACAATTTTTATCAGCCGGTAAATCGTATGGGAATCAACAGTTCTTCTAAGGAAAAAGAACTGGCAATAGAATTTGTGGAAACCATGTTAAGTGATGAAATTCAGCAGCAGGATTTTGTGGAAGGACTTCCTGTTTGTACAGAAAGTCTGGAAAAACAGGCAGAGATTGCAGAAAAAGCAGGACAGGAGGAACTTTTCAGTGTGGGCTTTAGCGGTGGAGAGATGCATTCCTATGGCTATCCTTCAAAGGAACAGATAACGCCTGTTCTGGATTTGGCAAAGAAAGCAAACACACCCTTAATCATAGACCTGACAGTGAGAAAGACATTTCTTGACTGTGCAGACCAGTATTTTGGAGGAAGCATCAGTGCAGAAGAAGCAGCGAAAACTCTGGGAGAAAAAATGCAGCTTTACCTTTCCGAGTAA
- a CDS encoding ABC transporter permease — protein sequence MKKIWIRVGTLALGIGLWGLALFFWQRTEKYAGCFNGYYDTPVVTPAQVQEFLEQADRQEMLPDITVWSRQEKQLVKGSVQVGVTAEVWSLFGSMEDFFAGRLSSGSYVWQEDDEGCMVSTALAQKLFGTDKIQGNSIEIEKNSYVVRGCIESKDLFAAVLADREKELEGLYLEYANKSEPGSSARKLMWQITGREPEGFWEGNLYSALARVLAALPIWILVLVWIKRGCGKLNNISNFSLRLFGKLFTAGIVCGLIFLGLWTTLRFSGDYLPAMWSDLGFFPELIEKKQNAFLAVCQFVLCPNDASMLGNLGNTAAAVLGTVLAEGIFLGDSRERES from the coding sequence ATGAAAAAAATATGGATAAGAGTTGGTACTTTGGCTCTGGGAATAGGACTTTGGGGGCTTGCGCTGTTTTTCTGGCAGAGGACAGAAAAGTATGCAGGGTGTTTTAATGGATATTATGACACACCGGTGGTTACACCTGCGCAGGTGCAGGAATTTTTGGAGCAGGCAGACCGGCAGGAAATGCTTCCGGATATAACGGTTTGGTCAAGACAGGAAAAGCAGCTGGTAAAAGGAAGTGTTCAAGTTGGCGTAACTGCAGAGGTGTGGAGTCTTTTTGGAAGTATGGAAGATTTTTTCGCAGGAAGACTTTCCTCTGGCAGCTATGTCTGGCAAGAAGACGATGAAGGGTGTATGGTCAGTACAGCGCTTGCACAGAAGCTGTTTGGAACAGATAAAATACAGGGAAATTCTATAGAAATAGAGAAAAACAGCTATGTTGTCCGCGGGTGTATAGAGAGTAAGGATTTGTTTGCAGCAGTTTTGGCAGACAGAGAAAAGGAGCTGGAGGGGCTATATCTGGAATACGCAAATAAAAGTGAGCCTGGTTCTTCGGCACGAAAATTGATGTGGCAGATAACCGGAAGAGAACCGGAGGGATTCTGGGAAGGGAATCTTTACAGCGCTCTGGCGAGAGTTTTGGCAGCCCTGCCGATATGGATTCTGGTGTTAGTCTGGATAAAAAGAGGTTGCGGAAAGCTAAACAATATTTCGAATTTTTCGCTTCGCCTTTTTGGGAAACTGTTTACTGCCGGAATTGTATGCGGATTGATTTTCCTGGGACTTTGGACAACACTGCGCTTTTCCGGGGATTATCTTCCGGCTATGTGGTCAGATTTAGGCTTTTTCCCGGAATTGATAGAAAAGAAACAAAACGCTTTTTTGGCGGTATGTCAGTTTGTCCTTTGTCCCAATGATGCCAGCATGCTTGGGAATTTAGGAAATACTGCTGCTGCAGTATTGGGAACCGTATTGGCAGAGGGGATTTTTCTGGGTGACAGCAGGGAAAGAGAAAGTTAA
- a CDS encoding carbohydrate ABC transporter permease codes for MGVEELRESYGSVLYGTGGKLHWKLFPLYPTLKAYLQLLLDSPDFFVMFWNSCKQVFPVLVGQLLFGLPAAWALGKFHFKGRKSILYLYMILMILPFQVTMVSNYTVLSRLKILDTHWSVILPGIFSTFPVFLMTKFFQQIPDSLLEAAKVDGAGACRCFFYIGLPLGMPGVISSLILNFLEYWNAIEAPMTFLKTKSLLPVSLYLSNITGKDMGSAFAASILIMAPSVFLFACGQNYLEQGILASGLKE; via the coding sequence ATGGGAGTGGAGGAACTGAGAGAAAGCTATGGAAGCGTGCTTTACGGAACAGGAGGAAAGCTGCACTGGAAGCTGTTCCCCCTGTATCCCACTTTAAAAGCATATCTGCAGCTCCTGTTGGACAGCCCGGATTTTTTTGTAATGTTCTGGAATTCCTGCAAACAGGTTTTTCCCGTTCTGGTCGGACAGCTTTTGTTCGGACTTCCTGCGGCGTGGGCTTTGGGAAAATTTCATTTTAAAGGCAGAAAGAGCATTTTGTATCTGTATATGATTCTGATGATTTTGCCCTTCCAGGTGACTATGGTTTCTAATTATACGGTATTATCCAGGCTGAAGATACTGGATACGCACTGGTCAGTAATACTGCCTGGAATTTTTTCCACGTTTCCGGTGTTTTTAATGACAAAGTTTTTTCAGCAGATACCAGATTCCCTGTTAGAAGCAGCAAAGGTGGACGGCGCCGGCGCTTGTAGGTGCTTTTTTTACATAGGTCTTCCCCTTGGAATGCCGGGAGTGATATCCTCTTTGATTTTAAACTTTCTGGAATACTGGAACGCCATTGAGGCGCCTATGACATTTTTGAAAACCAAAAGTCTGCTCCCGGTGTCCCTGTATTTATCCAATATTACGGGAAAGGATATGGGAAGCGCATTTGCGGCATCAATTTTGATTATGGCGCCGTCTGTATTTTTATTTGCCTGTGGGCAGAATTATCTGGAGCAGGGGATTCTTGCGTCAGGATTAAAGGAGTAA
- a CDS encoding response regulator transcription factor, giving the protein MRILLIEDDVSLCRALLIHLSSEGYETDICHNGTDGLSYALQNAYDVIILDRMLPELDGLTLLSAVRKKNISTPVIMATAMDSLQDKISGLDCGADDYITKPFDTQELLARIRALTRRPAKLKTSPLLFCGDLSFDPEKLELSAHGKTLSLSKKESGLMEYLLKNKEQHLRRGLILSYVWGADAEVEEGNLDNYIYFLRRRLRTLKSQVQIKTIHGVGYCLTNAQEEI; this is encoded by the coding sequence ATGCGAATTTTATTAATTGAAGACGATGTTTCTCTTTGCAGGGCTCTTCTCATTCATCTAAGCAGTGAAGGATATGAAACAGATATCTGTCACAATGGTACAGACGGGCTGTCCTATGCTCTGCAAAATGCCTATGATGTGATTATTTTAGACCGTATGCTTCCGGAATTGGACGGACTGACTCTTTTATCTGCTGTCCGTAAAAAGAATATATCCACGCCTGTCATTATGGCAACTGCCATGGATTCTCTTCAGGATAAAATAAGCGGACTGGACTGCGGAGCAGATGACTATATTACCAAACCTTTTGATACACAGGAGCTTCTCGCCCGTATTCGCGCCCTGACCAGACGTCCTGCAAAATTGAAGACTTCCCCTTTACTTTTTTGCGGAGATTTATCTTTTGACCCGGAAAAACTGGAACTATCTGCACACGGAAAAACCCTTTCTCTCTCAAAGAAAGAATCCGGTCTTATGGAATATCTGCTGAAAAACAAGGAACAGCACCTGCGCCGAGGCCTGATACTATCCTATGTATGGGGCGCTGACGCTGAAGTGGAAGAAGGAAATCTGGATAATTATATCTACTTTCTAAGACGGCGGCTACGTACCTTAAAAAGTCAGGTGCAGATTAAAACCATTCACGGCGTAGGCTATTGTCTAACAAATGCCCAGGAGGAAATCTGA
- a CDS encoding carbohydrate ABC transporter permease → MLIPFADVVRRSFLNAVGNTFVGLENYKSVLENPAFQLAAGNTLHFLAVCLPLLLGSSLFFAILLLKAGKKSGILKSGFLLPMAVPAGSVVLFWQLFFDKNGILNQAIRYFGETGPDYMNTEKAFGVLVAVYLWKNLGYDMILWLSGLMGIPNSLYEAAKMDGAGEFQCFCHITCPLLLPTAFLTGILSLVNAFKVFREAYMIAGGYPHDSIYMLQNLFNNWFIKLDMQKMTAAAVMLALILGLVLFGSQKIEEKWGQGM, encoded by the coding sequence GTGCTGATTCCTTTTGCAGATGTGGTACGCAGATCTTTTTTGAATGCAGTGGGAAACACGTTTGTGGGATTGGAGAATTATAAAAGTGTTTTGGAAAATCCGGCGTTTCAGCTGGCAGCAGGAAATACCCTGCATTTTCTGGCTGTATGTCTGCCCCTGCTTTTGGGAAGCTCTTTGTTCTTTGCAATTTTGCTTTTAAAAGCAGGAAAGAAAAGTGGAATTTTAAAGTCAGGATTCCTGCTTCCCATGGCAGTGCCGGCAGGTTCTGTGGTTTTGTTCTGGCAGCTGTTTTTTGATAAAAACGGGATTTTAAATCAGGCAATCCGATATTTCGGAGAAACAGGACCGGATTATATGAATACGGAGAAGGCGTTTGGAGTTCTGGTTGCCGTGTATCTCTGGAAGAATCTGGGGTATGATATGATTTTATGGCTGTCCGGTCTTATGGGGATTCCGAACAGTCTTTATGAAGCAGCGAAAATGGATGGTGCAGGAGAATTTCAATGTTTTTGTCATATTACCTGTCCCTTGCTTTTGCCCACTGCCTTTCTTACAGGGATTTTGTCCCTGGTAAATGCTTTTAAAGTTTTCCGGGAGGCTTATATGATTGCAGGAGGCTATCCCCATGACAGTATTTATATGCTGCAAAATTTGTTTAACAACTGGTTTATCAAGCTGGATATGCAGAAAATGACGGCAGCGGCTGTAATGCTTGCCCTGATTCTGGGGCTTGTACTTTTCGGAAGCCAGAAAATAGAAGAGAAATGGGGGCAGGGAATGTGA
- a CDS encoding dipicolinate synthase subunit DpsA, translating into MKRLKSHFYRFAVLGGDMRQVYLAELLEEKEYQVQRYGLTGGNEKESCSLEACLKMAQVVVAPIPFLREGVVFSKNTEKKILPQELLLHTRPGSILFAGGIPKEYEKQAKEKGIICVDYLKDGYTAVKNTIATAEGSLAEAIIRSSGNLTGSNCLVIGYGKCGSTLVSYLKKFSCTVFVADKEEKQRIKAQLFADRVLENAELPQYLENMQYIFNTAPALVLCRAFLEYVPGDTLILDLASAPGGVDYEAAKQRQLQVLQLPGLPGRYAPYASAKILAEAIERYGKQNL; encoded by the coding sequence ATGAAAAGATTGAAGAGTCATTTTTATAGATTTGCAGTATTAGGCGGAGATATGCGTCAGGTATATCTGGCAGAACTTCTGGAAGAAAAGGAATATCAGGTACAGCGCTATGGGCTGACAGGGGGAAATGAGAAAGAAAGCTGCAGTCTGGAGGCGTGTCTGAAGATGGCGCAGGTTGTTGTAGCTCCCATACCTTTTTTGAGAGAGGGTGTAGTTTTCAGCAAAAATACGGAGAAAAAAATTTTGCCTCAGGAGCTTCTTTTGCATACCAGACCGGGCAGCATTCTTTTCGCAGGAGGTATTCCAAAGGAATATGAGAAACAGGCAAAAGAAAAGGGAATTATCTGTGTAGATTATTTAAAAGATGGGTATACAGCAGTGAAGAATACCATTGCCACAGCAGAGGGGAGTCTTGCAGAAGCCATTATCCGAAGCTCGGGAAATCTTACGGGGAGCAATTGTCTGGTTATTGGATATGGAAAGTGTGGAAGCACACTGGTATCTTATTTGAAAAAGTTTTCCTGCACGGTTTTTGTGGCTGACAAAGAAGAGAAGCAAAGAATAAAAGCGCAGCTTTTTGCAGACAGGGTATTGGAAAATGCAGAGCTTCCCCAGTATCTGGAAAACATGCAGTATATTTTTAATACAGCTCCGGCTTTGGTGCTTTGCCGGGCTTTTTTAGAATATGTCCCAGGGGATACACTGATTCTGGATTTGGCATCAGCACCGGGAGGTGTGGATTACGAAGCGGCAAAACAAAGACAACTGCAGGTACTGCAGCTTCCCGGGCTTCCCGGAAGGTATGCACCTTACGCTTCTGCTAAAATTCTGGCAGAGGCGATAGAAAGATATGGAAAGCAGAACTTGTAA